TACCCCAGCTTCTTTCACagcttcttctattttttcaaatttatccCTACTAAATATATGCATCAATTTACAATCCTCCACGGATATTGCCATTTCTAAAGCATCACTATCAGTTTCAAGGCTTTTCAATCCATCATTCATACTCTTTGTAGGATCCTTCCACATAATAATCTTTGTTTCAGGTTTCATTCCTAACTCTCTAGCCATTGAATCTATTTCTAGATATCTTATCTAAACTATAAAAATCAACAGCTCCTATATCCCATAGCTTATTGTGACCTCTACCATCAAATCCATAATCATGCCAATACAAACTGAAGTACTCGGAATTAGAcactacaaaataaattaattaaacaaacatTAATTACTTTAAGAAAGCAGTATTAATAAACATCATCAATATTCAACCAATaaaaaggatttaggaaaaacCATAGCCCCCTGTATTGTTAACTTCCAAAGAAATGCAGCATGCATTACGCATTCAAAGATGCAAATTTAAGATGGATAGAACTTCAGTTCTTTCAATAACCACATAATAACTACAGGTGCGCTTGTACTTATAGTATACTGGTGGGTCTTAGGCTTTCTCCCTTACTCGCCAATCAAGTGTCATTGTTCCCCTCTAGTAAGTACAGTTCTATAAAGAAACTGAAGCGGAGGCGAAGGTCGAGAGGCCGGAAGTTCAGAGTGTGGTGAGGTGGAAGTAGAAGCGGTTTAGGTTGAGCGGTTTAGGTTGATTTGGAGGTAAGCGTAGTTCTTACATTTATTGTAAAGTTAGCTTAGGAGAAAAAACAGTTTGTCTCAATTGTTTAGCTCAATGTCTCTTAATTTGTTAATTGTTGACTTGGATAAAGTAAATGACTAAAGAATGGCGTATGTGGTGTGGTTctttataaatcaaataacaAGAATAAATGAAGCATTGGTGTggaagaaaaattaagaaacaaaataatataggaagaaacaaaataataatatgacaaaaaaacaaattaaaggtttGGTACCATAAGTGACTAAGAATTGACAACATGGTCTTTATCTAATTTTCTTGGTGGTGCACAAAAATGGATGATATACAATTGATGTTGCAAGTTGGTCAACCTTTTCTTGCCTTATTTGTAAGAATGAGAAACCTTTCTTGGACTCACATTTCTTAACAATGACATATCTTGATTAGCTATGTTACTGAGTAAGTGATCAAGAATCTCATTTCATCTTCAAATGTTGATGAGGAAAATTGTACAAGGTGATGCAACTGTGATAAGCCTTAGGAGTTGGGCCTGAGCAACAGTGGAAGTGATAGAGGTTTGAGGAGAAGAGGGATAGAGCACATCTCCacttagatttatttttcattttccatGTTAGCTTTCTGCGGAAAATTGTCAGCCACgtcatatcaaattaatttttttttttaaaaaacataaGTAATTTATTgtcttatattttaacaaaatataatatttaaaactttataatattttatttgcatcactcatttaattttgacatgtattctatatattttttaaatattacttttgatacaatttattttttattatacttaaaaaaatataaaaaaaatctataatttttttttatattcattactTAGCTTGTTAATTTAGACTCGGTTGTAAATAGAGTAGAAAGGTCAATGTATTATTGACGATATATTAATCACTTCatcaattatttttccataAAGTTTATGCATTAAATTGGAACGTCAATTATTATGTTGATGGcataatagtaaaaatacAAATCTTATAGGCAGAATCTATTATTAAACTTTTCagtttttcaattttgttttaaaatattttaaatttttaaattttattttattgagttttttaatttaatttaattttattaaactcttaatttttattctcaaattataaGGGTTTTTATACACatgctttaattaaaaaaaatcaatgaaataagataaaataaggaatttaataaaatataattaaaaaattctgcACCTTAATAACGCCCGTTTGTccatcttttattattttatgacaAATAATGATAGAAAGAAAACAACTATAGATTTCAAAATGCACCCACTAGACTTGTTGGCAAATCAGACCTACAAAATAATAACTCGAATTTGATAAGAATAATAAGTTCAAAACAATTGAAGTTCTGATAAATAACACTTCAAAAAGCTCATAAGAGTAAGGTCAAAAAAGTGGGAAGAAGTAGTAACAAGTAACAACAGACAGCAATTAAGCACTTTTCTTTCTATCTTAGATTCTTTTTCAATTGGCCTCCACGTGACTACACTTAACTCTTTTCTATACAGACAACCAAACCCAGCCCCCATCCCAAAATGTACCATTTCTATTATAACTACTAATGTTGTCTACTACCATTACTATAGGCATAATGTGGCAAAAGCTGGAAAATTTAGGTGTGTAATATGTATTTGGCCATTATTATACCTTCACCATCATCTATCTATCCATCCATCTTCTACTCCCAAAACTATCTGAACCCATTTGTACCACACCCCAACAAAATCAAACCCAGTTCTGATTTTGCTCAGTTTTTGACCTGAAAGTTGGTTGCTTTTTAGTACTTTCTGCTGCAGGAACAAAAACCCAAATGTACCATCACTAATACTACTATAACCCACATCATCcatcaatttcttcttcttcgccTTCCTTTAAAACAATACAAATCTCCCCtcagaaaaaaaatatcagaCACAGCTCTGATTTTTCTCAGTTTTGACCTGAAAGTTGATTCCTTTTTAGTTCTTTCTACTGCAGAAACAAAAACCCAAAAATACCATTCCTAACTACTGCCACTCCTACTACTGTACCCGCATTTCGTCATTCATCAATCTaatattcttctttcttaaaaACAATCAAAACCCTTTTGTCCGAAACCgaaaacaaaacaaacccAGTTTTGAAATTGCTCAGATACTGACCTGAAGGAGTGAAAGCTTAGAGCTTTTAAAAATGTGTTATGTAGGGAAAGCAACAAAGATCTTTATTTTCATAGTAACAGTTGTTGTTGTGCTTGGTCTTACTTTAGGATTTGGGTTACTTCGCCATGGCATTCATAAATCTCACAATGCTcctcaacaacaacaacaacccATTTCCTTTCCTAATTCAAACCCAAATTCTCCTATTACTCAATCACCCCCCAGTTCTAATCAACCTAATATTCCTGATTCTGGATCCAATTCCAATCAACCACCTCAATATTTTAGCCCACCTACTTCAAATTTAACTCCTCCTCCTTCTCCACCTGATAGTGGTACTGTTAATGCTTCTCCTCCGCCACCGCCAACTCCGGTGCTGTTgtctcctcctcctccaatTGCTCCGCTTATAACTGGTGCACCACCGCCTTCTTATGCTCCGCCTAGTAATACTGTGTTGGTGACTCCTGGTCCTGTGCATGCTTAGGCCATTAGTTCAaggtttctttttaattttttaattttttctggtCAGtactttttctaaaaaaaatttcttttaggattaaattttttgatggGTTGTATATAGGTGGTCTTTGGgttggcttttttttttttttttaatctgttTAGTCTTTTCGATTGTAATGGTGGATTTTCACTTGTTACCATTCTTGGAATTATTAGTTGAATTTTTTACGTTCTTTGCTTCTTTTATTCAGCTGATTTGAGCAAATGTGTATGGCATATTTTCTTGTGAAtggataatttattaaaagtgtTCTGTTCTTTGTTTTGATTCCTATGGACAATGTGAATTACCACATTAAAATTTACACGGAAATAAGGTTTGGCATTGTGGTGATTTTTTCTATGAATATAGATAGTACCTTTCAGCGTTATATCAGATTCATTCCTCTTCTGATATGTTAATGGATGATAGTACTCTAAGATGGGTGGATGATATTTTTAAGATCAAAGCCACAGCAGAGTTTTTGTGTGgacttcttttattatttcccTTAGTGGTGGTTAAGATATTATCATGATAAAGGGTTGAAGTTGTTGCCAGTAATGATTTGAGTGGTTGATGGAATGCTAAATAAGCATTTTGCATTGATATGGCCTTAGATTTCAGATTATTGAAATTGATGGTCCTCAATTTTTGTAAAGATTCAAGAAATTGCCAACTGGTAATCAGAAGACAGGGTAAAAAGAGTGAAGCCAAGGCAAAATTATGCATTTCTTTAGTTTCTTCTATATAAATGTAGGTTGGCTTGCTGAGGGATCAAGATTGCATCTTGAAGATATTCAGTACTATATGGGATATCTGCTTTTCGGATGCTGGGAATACTTTTAAGGTAAATATTTTGAACACTTTCTTGACACTATTTTAATTACTTGGAATCACCTTTTTATGCTATCAAAGATTATTTGATCCTAGAAAGGAAGCATAGCATTGGTAA
The nucleotide sequence above comes from Ricinus communis isolate WT05 ecotype wild-type chromosome 6, ASM1957865v1, whole genome shotgun sequence. Encoded proteins:
- the LOC8262591 gene encoding extensin, yielding MCYVGKATKIFIFIVTVVVVLGLTLGFGLLRHGIHKSHNAPQQQQQPISFPNSNPNSPITQSPPSSNQPNIPDSGSNSNQPPQYFSPPTSNLTPPPSPPDSGTVNASPPPPPTPVLLSPPPPIAPLITGAPPPSYAPPSNTVLVTPGPVHA